From Medicago truncatula cultivar Jemalong A17 chromosome 7, MtrunA17r5.0-ANR, whole genome shotgun sequence, a single genomic window includes:
- the LOC11433412 gene encoding eukaryotic translation initiation factor 3 subunit A: MTSFLKPENALKRAEELINVGQKQDALQTLHDLITSKRYRAWQKTLERIMFKYVELCVDMRKGRFAKDGLIQYRIICQQVNVSSLEEVIKHFMHLSTEKAEQARSQAQALEEALDVDDLEADKRPEDLMLSYVSGEKGKDRSDRELVTPWFKFLWETYRTVLEILRNNSKLEALYAMTAHRAFQFCKQYKRTTEFRRLCEIIRNHLANLNKYRDQRDRPDLSAPESLQLYLDTRFEQLKIATELELWQEAFRSVEDIHGLMCMVKKTPKPSLMTVYYVKLTEIFWKSSSHLYHAYAWFKLFLLQKSFNKNLGQKDLQLIASSVVLAALSVPPHDRTHGASHLELEHEKERNLRMANLIGFNLETKPDSREVLSRSSLLAELASKGVMSCVSQEVKDIYYLLENEFLPSDLALKVLPLLNKISKLGGKFTFASSVPEVQFSQYVPALEKLATLRLLQQVSNVYQSMKIENLAGMIPFFDFSVVEKISVDAVKQKFLSMKVDHMKNVVIFCKTSLEADGLRDHLASFAEQLNKARQMICPPDRKQSKLGALLPTLSEVVAKEHKRLLARKSIIEKRKEEQERQLLEKEREEESKRLRLLKIDEEAEQRRLATEIEQRKIQRLQREKEERDREEAEALRLEAEKRLKRKGKKPVIEGGQISRESLMQLTLVEQVRERQEMEKKLQKLAKTMDHLERAKREEAAPLIDAAYQQRLVEERVLHEREQQLEVELSRQRHAGDLNEKERLSRMMGNKEIYQERVVSHRQAEFNRLQRDRLDRISKILLSRKQEREKMRKLKYYLKVEEEKRQKLREEEEAREREEAERKKKEQAERQAKLDEIAEKQKQRLREIEEKAEREKREALLGRPAEPALRPYEPPVRPVDPGTAAPAAAAAAPAPGKYVPKFRRGGGETAGAPPPEADRWGNSGSRPDGDRWDRNSSSFGSGGGSRSSSTWSSSRMRDRT; this comes from the exons ATGACGTCATTTTTGAAGCCTGAGAATGCTCTCAAAAGGGCAGAAG AGTTGATCAATGTCGGGCAGAAGCAGGATGCTCTTCAGACTCTGCACGACCTGATCACTTCGAAAAGATATCGCGCATGGCAGAAAACACTGGAGAGAATTATGTTTAAGTATGTCGAGCTTTGTGTTGACATGAGGAAAGGCCGATTTGCTAAGGATGGCCTCATTCAGTATCGTATAATATGTCAGCAAGTGAATGTTAGCTCACTGGAGGAGGTGATCAAGCACTTCATGCATCTGTCAACAGAGAAAGCTGAACAAGCACGTAGTCAGGCTCAGGCTTTGGAAGAAGCCCTTGATGTGGATGACCTGGAGGCTGATAAAAGGCCAGAGGATTTGATGCTGAGCTATGTTAGTGGCGAGAAAGGAAAGGATAGATCTGATCGGGAGCTTGTTACGCCATGGTTTAAATTTCTATGGGAAACTTACAGGACAGTGCTTGAAATATTGCGGAACAACTCCAAATTGGAAGCCTTATATGCT ATGACAGCCCATCGAGCTTTCCAGTTTTGTAAGCAGTATAAGCGAACAACAGAATTTCGCAGACTCTGTGAAATTATCAGAAATCATTTGGCTAATCTTAACAAATATCGGGACCAACGAGACCGGCCTGACCTTTCTGCTCCTGAAAGCTTGCAATTGTATCTTGATACAAGATTTGAGCAGCTGAAAATTGCCACTGAACTTGAACTCTGGCAG GAAGCCTTCAGATCTGTTGAAGATATTCATGGATTAATGTGCATGGTCAAGAAAACACCTAAACCATCCTTGATGACTGTTTACTATGTCAAGTTGACAGAAATATTTTGGAAATCTTCAAGTCATTTATATCATGCTTATGCATGGTTTAAGCTCTTTTTGTTACAGAAAAGCTTCAACAAAAATCTTGGTCAAAAGGATTTGCAATTAATAGCTTCATCTGTTGTTCTAGCTGCACTCTCGGTGCCTCCTCATGATCGCACTCATGGTGCATCTCATTTAGAACTAGAGCATGAAAAAGAGCGAAATTTGAGGATGGCTAATCTCATAGGCTTTAATCTTGAAACTAAGCCTGATAGCAGAGAAGTG CTCTCAAGGTCGTCACTTCTTGCTGAACTG GCTTCAAAGGGTGTAATGTCTTGTGTATCACAAGAAGTGAAAGACATTTACTATCTCTTGGAAAATGAATTTCTACCCTCAGATCTTGCACTAAAAGTACTACCCTTGCTAAATAAAATTTCGAAATTGGGGGGTAAGTTTACCTTCGCTTCATCTGTTCCAGAGGTGCAATTTTCGCAGTATGTCCCAGCTCTTGAAAAGTTGGCTACCTTGAGGTTGCTACAACAG GTGTCTAATGTTTACCAATCAATGAAGATTGAGAACTTAGCTGGGATGATCCCTTTCTTTGATTTTTCGGTTGTGGAAAAGATTTCTGTAGACGCTGTTAAGCAGAAATTTCTATCAATGAAAGTGGACCACATGAAAAATGTTGTAATTTTCTGTAAGACG AGTCTTGAAGCTGATGGCTTGAGGGATCACTTGGCTAGTTTTGCTGAACAATTGAATAAGGCAAGGCAAATGATTTGTCCTCCTGATAGGAAACAATCAAAACTTGGAGCATTGCTCCCAACTTTGTCAGAGGTTGTGGCCAAAGAACACAAGAGGCTCCTTGCTCGAAAATCCATTATTGAGAAAAGGAAAGAGGAACAAGAACGGCAGCTTCTTGAAAAG gaaCGCGAGGAGGAGTCAAAGAGGTTGAGACTGCTGAAAATTGATGAAGAAGCAGAGCAAAGGCGGCTTGCAACTGAGATTGAGCAGAGGAAAATTCAAAGACTCCAAAGGGAAAAGGAGGAAAGAGACAGAGAAGAAGCCGAGGCTTTACGTCTGGAAGCTGAAAAGCGTTTGAAGAGAAAGGGCAAAAAGCCTGTGATAGAAGGG GGCCAAATTTCTAGGGAATCCTTGATGCAGTTGACGTTGGTCGAACAAGTCCGGGAGAGACAGGAAATGGAGAAGAAGCTTCAGAAATTGGCCAAAACCATGGATCATTTGGAAAGAGCAAAGAGAGAAGAGGCTGCTCCGCTAATTGATGCTGCATATCAACAGCGATTAGTGGAAGAGAGGGTTCTTCATGAGCGTGAGCAACAA CTAGAAGTTGAACTAAGCAGACAGCGCCATGCTGGAGATCTCAATGAGAAGGAGAGGCTTAGTCGAATGATGGGCAATAAA GAGATATATCAAGAGAGAGTTGTGAGTCACCGCCAAGCGGAATTCAATAGGTTGCAGAGAGACAGGCTGGACAGGATCTCTAAGATTTTACTCTCCAGGAAACAGGAGagggaaaaaatgagaaaattgaaGTATTATCTTAAGGTGGAAGAAGAGAAAAGACAGAAATTGCGTGAGGAGGAAGAAGCTCGGGAGCGTGAAG AGGCtgagagaaaaaagaaggaaCAGGCTGAACGCCAAGCTAAATTGGATGAGATAGctgaaaagcaaaaacaaagacttagagaaattgaagaaaagGCTGAGAGGGAGAAGAGGGAAGCATTGTTGGGCAGACCTGCTGAACCAGCTCTGAGGCCTTATGAGCCTCCTGTCCGTCCAGTTGATCCTGGTACTGCTGCTCCAGCTGCAGCTGCAGCAGCCCCAGCTCCAGGGAAGTATGTTCCCAAGTTCCGGCGAGGAGGAGGTGAAACAGCAGGAGCTCCTCCTCCAGAAGCAGATCGTTGGGGTAACAGTGGCAGCCGGCCGGATGGTGACAGGTGGGATCGTAATTCTTCCTCATTTGGTTCTGGTGGGGGTTCAAGGTCATCTTCAACTTGGTCATCTTCCAGGATGCGTGATCGTACTTGA
- the LOC11423266 gene encoding organelle RRM domain-containing protein 2, mitochondrial — translation MAFFFGFHRLLRHSQSPLVSSHFTSIRLNSTLTSPKLFISGLSRLTTDEKLTEAFSPFGQLLEAKVITDRGSGRSKGFAFVSYSTIEEAEKAREGMNAKFLDGWVIFVDPAKPREPRPPQQSQSQPSQTGFTVNKTVGWCG, via the exons ATGGCATTTTTCTTTGGATTTCACCGCTTGCTTCGTCACTCTCAATCCCCACTTGTTAGCTCCCATTTCACTTCCATTCGTCTCAATTCAACTCTCACTTCCCCCAAACTCTTCATTAGCG GTCTTTCAAGACTGACAACAGATGAAAAACTTACAGAAGCATTTTCTCCTTTTGGACAGCTGTTGGAAG CTAAGGTGATAACTGATAGAGGCTCTGGAAGATCGAAGGGTTTTGCTTTTGTATCTTATTCAACCATAGAAGAAGCTGAGAAGGCAAGAGAAGGCATGAATGCTAAATTTTTGGATGGTTGGGTTATATTTGTTGATCCTGCCAAACCAAGAGAACCCAGACCTCCTCAGCAGTCACAATCTCAGCCGTCTCAAACAGGCTTCACCGTAAATAAGACCGTTGGGTGGTGTGGTTGA